Below is a genomic region from Triticum dicoccoides isolate Atlit2015 ecotype Zavitan chromosome 5A, WEW_v2.0, whole genome shotgun sequence.
TCGATGTGCATTTGACAAATTTACAATATGTATTAAgataaaatgttcaacatgtatttgaTATATGTTCAAAGTATATCAAAAAAGTAGACAGAGTGTATATGAAAAACGTTCAACATAGATTAAATAGAGTTAACATATGTTTGAAAAATAAGGAACAAAGAAACAAAAAACCAAATAATGCCAATGAAAACTGATACAAGAACACACggaaacaaagaagaagaaaaactgcaCAGACGAAAATATCCTAAAGTTTGGAACGAAAATATCTCTAAATAGGCTTTCGCCTAgcttttataaataaagcaaccaccaTGTCCATACAACAAGTTCAAATACCACACTGAAAATAAATAAGTCCACTGAGACAACAACGCAAACATGCCGAGAAAAAGCATAAAAGAAAGATGGAACAAAAagccaccaagtgggtggaagctcAGGCGATCAGTGGCGAGGCAAGACGGCGCGCTGTAGCAATCAAGGCGTCCACCATGAGTTCAAGCCGGTTGCGATCCCGCTGCCTAGAGAGTGGGTGCCAGTGCTGCATAAGTGCAAGGATATTTTAAGATAGAGTCAGAGGCCCGTATAAGAAAAACCCGCTCATCACCATCTTTCATATCCACACTTACTGTAAAGTCCAAAAACAAATTTATAGTTGCATCTGTAAAATAAATCCAGCTATTTTAGACATCCATTTTCATTTCAACTTGAATGCGGATACTGAATCGTCATATACTTTTCGCTCAAATATGAACGTACAATATTTTGGATTATCCAGATATTCAGCGGCCCCGGTCAAATAGCTTCAAGGTTGCGTCCTCGCCCATGACTACGAGATGCGAGTCACACGGACCTGCATGCCGGATCCGCTGTAGAGCTGGTCACCTAGGAGAGGATTGTCTCGTTCCGTAGTGGTGCAGACATAGAAAGCCGCTCTCGAGGAGTTCGGTCACGACGAATAAGCGTCTGGTCTCTTCTATGGAGCCGATGAACCTGGCCAGCAGGATGCTCTTCACTTTACCCATTCCGGGCATGCGGAAGAAAGTACGCATCACGACCGCCCCACCGACAACGATGGAAACGTGCGCATCGTTCGTGTAAGCATGGGGGACGGAATCCTCGGCGCCGATAGTTGACCTTGCTACCACGGCCAAGGACAGCTGGCGGCGCTTGCCCTTGCTCGTTACACGCCAGTGTGTAGGACTAAGATCCATCCACCTGGCGCCTTCCGAGTCCGCCCGCTGCAAAAATCAACAACAGCTGAGCAACCTCAACAAGCGGCTTGAGACATTATTCCGTCAGCAACCTCTCCGTCGTCCAACCGCAAGCCTTTATCGACTCGCGGAGTTATCTAGGTTATTACAAATTTCTCTAGACAAAAGCATTGggcgtttaatgactacacctcataTATCCCCAAGAAAATGCTTCTCATTACCATACTAATCCTTACTATCATCGGTTTTTAGAATAGCATTCCATGTATTCTCGCTTCTTACTTTTTACTGGATTGATCTACGGGCTCTCACGTACCTGCGGGGCCTTAGAATCACACATAAAAAAACGTCAATTAAGTAAAGTTAAAATAACGTCACACATAAAAGTAACGTCAATTAAGTGAAGTCATCCAACGATTATCGTGGCCAAATACGTATGGTTGCAACTTGCAAGGCCATTCCTCAGCCCATTGCCTTCAAAGAATTAATCACACATTGCGATCAGATCATAGGGTGCACCGATTACAAGTATGGATAACTCAGGGAAGAATGTCTATAGTTGTGATGGAGGTGATGGTAATGGAGATCAGATGAAAAATGATAGTGGCTAGGGTTTGTGAATGGCTCCTGGTGGTGCTTCGTCGCTTTGCTACAGTTGAATCTAAAAAGATAGTAAAAAATCTCAAGAAAATTAAATCTGATTTCTTTTGCAACAAACTTAATGTGTTTTCACATGCGTACAAATTTTTCCAATGGAATGCCATTTGTGGAGGTCTGGGCAAAAAATGCAAAATTGTTGCTTGAAAAAGATTGTCTttggaagcattttggagcatcAGTTTTTTCGCAGACAACCCTGAATGTCATTCCATCGCAAAAGTTTGCACGCATGTAAAACACAAATCATTGTTTGTTGTGATTTTTTTGATGTCTTTTCTTGAATTTTTCAAGTATTTTCTTTTAAAATTTTAATGTAGCAAAGAATGTATACGAGCTCGTGCTCAAGTTAGCACTCTGAAGCGCCTTTGATCATGTGTAACATGCACTCAGAAGTCAAAAGACAGAACTGATCCCTGCATCAGTAAATCACGACATGACAGCTCCAGATTTCTTATTATTCAAGTTAGCAGCCATGGCAACTGAAAAAGAAAGAGTTAGCAGCCATGGTGTGGCCTAATCATCGTGTTCGAGATGCTGCGACCCGTTCCAAAGCTTAGAAAGTGTGCGGAACTGATCTTCGGCATAAAGAAAGGGATCACCCAGAAGAAAAACATGCCGTGTCCTTCTTTGGACTAGCTAGTCGGCATAAAGAAAGGGATCACCCAGAAGAAAAACATGCCGTCTCCTTCTTTGGACTAGCTAGCTAGGAAAGCAAGCATATGTAAAAGTGAAGGCATGGAAGCGTATACCTCTATGTAAGGACGCATGCATCTTATATATAGATCAATAGGATTACAATTGGCGGCAGGTTAGTTAGTACTAGCACATACATACCCAAAAAGACTTTTGCCCCGTTTTATAAATAAAGGAAACCACCACAGCCACAAGGTACATAAAAATTCACACCCACACACAAGCAAGTAGTAGCAAGACATAAAGTACGAGGTTCTGCCGAGGACACAACTCAACAAacccataaaaagagaaaagaagagACAAAGCACACAGCTTAACTAGCACACACATAAACACACGCACTCACATCACGTTACAAGGTACATACTGAGATAAGGATCACCTAAGCCAAGCTATACAAAGATAAGGATCGCCTCTGACAACCTGCCTTGTACAATACATGAACATACGCGCACACACATCACGTAAAAGTTACATATATGACACGTACACATATACAAGCCTATCGTTTAATAGGATGGACCTGTCGATCGCCTATAAATACATCTCCAGTTTGTTCCTCTTCCATATCTCATCCCCTCTCGCTTAATAGTCTGTCTCATCTTGGATTTGTATCCATGGCAGCAAAGATGGCGAAGAACGTGGACAAGCCGCTCTTCACCGCGACGTTCAACATCCAGAGCAGCTCTGCCGACTACGTCACCTTCATCACCGGCATCCGCAACAAGCTCCGCAACCCGGGGCAGTCCTCCCACAACCGCCCCGTGCTGCCACCGATCGAGCCCAACGTCCCGCCGAGCAGGTGGTTCCACATCGTGCTCAAGACATCGCCGGCCAACACAGGGCTCACACTCGCCACCCGCGCCGACAACCTCTACTGGGAGGGCTTCAAGAGCAGCGACGGCACTTGGTGGGAGCTCACCCCAGGCCTTATCCCCGGTGCCACCTATGTCGGGTTCGGCGGCACCTACCGCGACCTTCTCGGCGACACCGACAAGCTGACCAACGTTGCCCTCGGCCGGCAGCAGATGGCCGACGCGGTGACTGCGCTCTACGGGCGCACCAAGGCCGACAAGACCTCCGGCCCGAAGCAGCAGCAGGCGAGGGAGGCGGTGACGACGCTGCTCCTCATGGTGCACGAGGCCACGCGGTTCCAGACCGTGTCGGGGTTCGTGGCTGGCCTGCTGCACCCCAAGACGGTGGAGAAGAAGAGCGGGAAGATCTCCAACGAGCTAAAGGCCCAGGTGAACGGGTGGCAGGACCTGTCCGAAGCGCTGCTGAAGACGGATGCGAAGCCCCCGGCGGGAAAGCCGCCAGCAAAGTTCACGCCGGTCGAAAAGATGGGTGTGAGGACGGCGGAGCAGGCGGCCGCCACCCTGGGGATCCTGCTGTTCGTCCAGGTGCCCGGTGGGATGACGGTGCCCCAGGCGCTCGAGCTGTTTCATAAGAGTGGGGGAAAATAAGTAGTTGTGTAGGTATATCTGCATGGGTATTGTATAAGTCGAATAAACATGTCGCGGAGTGACTGAATGATATAAATAAATAAACATGTCACAGAGTGAGTGAATGATATATAAATAAATAAACATGTCTGAGTTTATGTTGTGTCCAACAGTAAAATTGCTATCCAACATATGTTTTGCACNNNNNNNNNNNNNNNNNNNNNNNNNNNNNNNNNNNNNNNNNNNNNNNNNNNNNNNNNNNNNNNNNNNNNNNNNNNNNNNNNNNNNNNNNNNNNNNNNNNNNNNNNNNNNNNNNNNNNNNNNNNNNNNNNNNNNNNNNNNNNNNNNNNNNNNNNNNNNNNNNNNNNNNNNNNNNNNNNNNNNNNNNNNNNNNNNNNNNNNNNNNNNNNNNNNNNNNNNNNNNNNNNNNNNNNNNNNNNNNNNNNNNNNNNNNNNNNNNNNNNNNNNNNNNNNNNNNNNNNNNNNNNNNNNNNNNNNNNNNNNNNNNNNNNNNNNNNNNNNNNNNNNNNNNNNNNNNNNNNNNNNNNNNNNNNNNNNNNNNNNNNNNNNNNNNNNNNNNNNNNNNNNNNNNNNNNNNNNNNNNNNNNNNNNNNNNNNNNNNNNNNNNNNNNNNNNNNNNNNNNNNNNNNNNNNNNNNNNNNNNNNNNNNNNNNNNNNNNNNNNNNNNNNNNNNNNNNNNNNNNNNNNNNNNNNNNNNNNNNNNNNNNNNNNNNNNNNNNNNNNNNNNNNNNNNNNNNNNNNNNNNNNNNNNNNNNNNNNNNNNNNNNNNNNNNNNNNNNNNNNNNNNNNNNNNNNNNNNNNNNNNNNNNNNNNNNNNNNNNNNNNNNNNNNNNNNNNNNNNNNNNNGCTAGTATAATCTCACACTTGCATACATGAATATATTCCGCCATTTCAAGCTTTTACTTATCGGTTTTAGCTTCGAGGCCCAACGGAGCTGAAATGACTTAATATAGCAATCCCGTCGGGACTAGGCCCGTACCTCGCTGGAGAAAGGGATGGCATGTGGTTGACTATAGTGCCACTGGTGCCTGCGAGGGTTCACATGCTTGGGTGTTTTTTTACAATCCACGTGTTTGGAGCTGTTAAGGGCAAATTTTCTCCCACATCCGTCCGTGAACAGGGGGTCAGTCTGCAGACACGAATGCAGAAGGCGGCCGTCCAACGTTATCCGTATACATTTGGACCCGCATTTGAACTgactggacgaaattcatgcaaaccggCTCCAGGTGGAAAGCACCACGTAAAGGCGAATGGGCGTATCGGTGCTGGTTGCGGACGTCTGGCAATGCTTCTGTGGCGGCTGGAGACGTACAGCGGCGACGGCGGAGGTGAAGGGTGCAGATGCAAAGAGAGGAGGAGCAGGGCGGAGTGGAAGGAATTGGGACCGGGAGGGGGAATTGGGTGGACcgggggtgtcggagtcctacgtgGCTCCTGTCTGGTTTCAACATTTTTTCATTATTAAAAAAAATATCCAAATTTAATAAAATATTgacgaatttgaaaaatgtttccgGATTTTAAAAACTGTTGATAAATTTGAAAAAAATGATCACAAGTTTGAAAAAATGTTTTCttattttttaaaatgttcatgtattTGAAAAGTGTCCCTGGATTTCAAAATTAAAATATGGGGGACAGTtatttctctttttctcttttacATTTTTATACAAAAAAAGGAAATTGAGAAaagcaaaaaggaaagaaaatgtaAATGGAAAAAACTTATAGAAAAacacaaaaggaaaagaaagaaaaaacgatCTAGGAATGTTCTAGTACTTTTCTATAAACCGGGGAAACGCACTAAAAACCCCGAACTGGGCTGGCAGAATATAGTGCCTACAATTAATTGCGTGAGGGTGTGCGTTTGCTCGCTAACTATTCATCTATGCTGGCATTCAGAATATCGTCATTATCTTGCCTCTAGTGAGATTTTTTCGTGAGAATTCCCACCCAACTGTATTGATTTTTTTGAGTCACGCACAACTTTATTGATGAATCAAAATGTTCTAGTGAGATGGAAGAACAACTGGTCACAAGGTAGTTCATAGCGGGCTGGCCAGTCGGGAGCTATTGGTTTGCTTCATTCATTCCTTTTATTTATTTGGTTACTTTTTCttacttatttttatttatttattaaaatACGTGACTTAATTATAAAAATATCACCACGCATTAATAATTATGTAATGCAATGAAAATTATTGCATAATTTGTATAGAAAATTTTGATattattaaaaaaagttcatcacattTAAAGAACATTTATATGTTACAAAAATATGATCAAACATTTTATTAAATCTTGATAAAATATAAAAAGCATGTAATTTGGAATAATATTTGGTACCAGTTAAAAAGAATTCATAACGCTTACAAGATGTTTCATAATTTTTTTAAACGTTCATGTCATTTATGGAAAATGTTCATTATGTTAAAAAATGTTTGCCTTGTATTTAAAGATTAAATCAACATTTGGCAAATGTTCAACTTATATTCATAAAAACttaaacatgtatttaaaaaaatgttcaacgtgtatctAAAAAAATTCATACTTGTATGAAAATACATTCAATGTGCATTTAACAAATTTACAATATGTATTCAgataaaatgttcaacatgtatttgaaaTATGTTCAGAGTATATCTTAGAAAGTGGACAgagtgtatatgaaaaatgttcaacatggatTCAAAAGAgttaacatatatttgaaaaagagggaaaaggaaaaagaaaatccAAATAATGCCAATGAAAACTGATAACAGGGAGAGGACGCAACAAGCACACTGCGGCCGTCGAAGATCAGCATATGGTGATCTGACTAGCAGCTTGGACAGAGATGCCGCCGCCAGGGAagtcaaagaagaagaaggaaaagaggcagggcatgccgccgccgccggagaagtactgtggaggaggcggcgcTTGAGATTGGATGGGAATCCGCCCGTGTCGCCTAGTCGAGCAATGCGTGGGCGATCCGATATTGAGGGAACAGTTTCGGGATAGTAGTAGCCTTCAATATAGTTGTATCTGTAAAAAATAAATCCAGATATTTTTTTTGAGTCTATAAATCCAGATAGTTTACACATCCATTTTTATTTCAGCTTGAATGCGGATGTTGAATCGTCATATAATTTTGGGGGACGCTAGGCGCCGGCCCGCCGGCCCAACAGTTGGGCCGGTCGAACCCCAGCCGTCCGATGCAGGCGGTTAAAGGCCGTCAGATCTGTCCCAGTGCTTCGTCCCTTCTCGCGAGTCATTTTCCTCTGAAAAATTGAACGCCCCCGAGCGCCGCCGACACCCTGCCCCGAGCTTGAAGCAGCACCGCAGCGCTCGCCGGCCGTCCTCTCCGTCGGTCGCCGCCCTTGTCCCTTGCTCTACCCAAGCAACAGCTGCTCTGGGTTGCAGCTCCGCCCGACGACGGATGTAGCTCGGTGGCCATGCAACACCGCCATGCCGTCGGTCTGCAACTCCCCGGTGTCGCCATTCCCACCGTCGACGGCATGCTGtatcggttgaagcttttttccatGTCGCTTGAAGCTTTTTTCAAGATGGTTGAAGCTATTTTCACGATTTGAAGTTTTTTTCCCGTGGTCATTGAAGCTTTTTTCATGGTTGAAGCTTCTTCACACATCGGTTGAA
It encodes:
- the LOC119303797 gene encoding protein synthesis inhibitor II-like, whose protein sequence is MAAKMAKNVDKPLFTATFNIQSSSADYVTFITGIRNKLRNPGQSSHNRPVLPPIEPNVPPSRWFHIVLKTSPANTGLTLATRADNLYWEGFKSSDGTWWELTPGLIPGATYVGFGGTYRDLLGDTDKLTNVALGRQQMADAVTALYGRTKADKTSGPKQQQAREAVTTLLLMVHEATRFQTVSGFVAGLLHPKTVEKKSGKISNELKAQVNGWQDLSEALLKTDAKPPAGKPPAKFTPVEKMGVRTAEQAAATLGILLFVQVPGGMTVPQALELFHKSGGK